CCGTGGCGTCCACGACCGTCGCCCAGCCGGTGTGCGCGAGCAGCAGCCGCCGCGCCCGGTGCATCGACACCAGGGTCAGATCGGTGACCCGGAACGGCCCGCCGGCGAGGTAGGCCGCCTCGCACACGGTGAGTTCACCCGTCCCCTCGGCATCCGTCTCCCCGACATCCGTCCCCTCGGCCGTCCCGTGGGGCCGGGCGGCGGCGAGCGAGGCACGGCACACCCGCACGCAGCCGACACCGGCCACGACGAACGCCACCAGGAGGAGCGGAACCCAGATCATGCCCCGGTTCTACGGGAGGACGGGCGCGATCGCCACCCGAATGGCCGCTCAGCTGCTGGAGCTGGAACACGAGCTGCTGGAGCTGGAACTCGAACACGAGCTGGAGCTGCCGCAGCTGGAACTCGAACCGCCGCAGCTGGAGCTGGAGCACGAGGAACCGGACGAGCAGGAGCCCGAGGAACAGGACCCGGACGAGCAGGACGAGCCGCCGCCCGAGCAGGAACTGCTTCCTCCCCCGCCCCCGCAGGAGCTGTTGGTCGCGCACCACTCGGTGGCCGCACCGAGGACGGCCGGGTCCGAGGACGAGAAGTGCGTCGGCGAGGGCCTCCGGCCGCGCCGGTTCCTCCGCGGCGGCGCGTAGAACCGGGCGGCGGCGACGAGCTGCTCCCGGAGCACCGGGTCCGGCAGTGCCCGCAGTCCGTGCACGGCCACGAGATGGCCGGGGTCCGCGAGGTGGCCGTGCTCCCGCCCGTACTCGAAGAGCGCACGGCGACCTGCCGGGGTGACCTGCCGGGCGGCGATCGACCCGCAGACGATGCCGGTGATGAAGGCGACGAACAGCATCGGCGCCACCTTGAAGACGAACGGCAGCCGGAACTCGGGGGAGTCGGCGAGGTCGATCACCGTGAGGACGATCGAGACGGGGAAGAGAGCGAAGGCCGCCAGGACGAGGGCGCCGCACCAGCGTGCCGTGGTCCGCCGCGTCGCCGGGGCGACGACGAGGCCGCGCGCCGCGAGGGCGTCTCCGATCTCCTGGACCGCCGGGTGCCGCATCACGCCGAGCCGCAGGTGGTGCAGGGCCCCGTGCGGGGCGGCGGCGTGCTCCTGGAGCACGGCCCGCTCCACGGGGTCGTGCGCGGTGGGGCGGACGACCGCGACGATGCCGGGGCCGCCGATCGCGAGCCTGCCGTCCGCCTGGAGGGCGGCGAGGGCGGTGTCGACGACGCGGGCCGGGCCGCCGTTGAGGAAGGCGACCTCGTACCGGTCGTGGACGGGCCCGCCGGTACCGCCGCGCGTCCGGACGACCCGGGTGATGACGAGGGCGATGCCGACGACGCCCGCCAGGTAGACGAGGGCGATGAGGAAGTCCATGGTCATCTCCGTACGAGGACGTGACGGGCGGCCCGTACGAGACGGGCGGCACGGCCCGGCGGGCGGCTGCCGGAACGGTCCTGCCACCACTCCGTGAGCCGCTGCCGTGCCGCCGGGTCCTCCGGGCGGCCGGCGAGCAGCAGGTGCTCGACGAAGTCGAGGGCGTCCCGGCGGTAGCCGCCGGTCATCGGACGGGACCTGGCGTACGCGAGGAACGCGGGCCGGTAGCCCTTGCCGAGGATCTCCGGAAGCTCCGGCGCGACCTTCGCGACGACCCCGGCCCGCTTGGCGGCGAGGGCGCGGCTCTGGACCGCGATCCGCCGGGTGTCGAAGCCTTCGGGGACGGGGGTGCCGGCGACGAGCGCGGACAGGAGGGAGGCCTGGGACACGGCGAGGCGCTGACGGGCGCCGTCTGCCGGTGCGGGGTCCTCGACGACGGGGGCCGCGCCCGGCATGGGGCCTCCCGAGACGCGCGCCCCGGCGCCGATCAGCAGCGGGGCCCGTCGGGGGGCGGGCACCTGCGGAAGGGCGCCGTGCTGGTGGGCTGCGCCGACCAGTTCCGCCCCGGCGGCACGCACGCCCACAGCAGAGATCGCCGCCAACTCCCGCGCGAGCTCCTCCGTCGGCGGGAAGTCGTCGTCCCGCTCCAGCAGCACCCCCGGCGGAGACACCCGGGACGCGAGGTCCGCCAGGATGTCGAGGACCGGCTTCGGCACCGGGTGGGCGTGGGTGTCGTGCCAGACGCCGTCCCGCTCGACCCCGCCCGCCACGTGCACGTACGCGATCGCCTCGACCGGCAGCTCGGACAGGGCCCGGGCCGGGTCCTCGCCGCGGTTGACGTGGTTGGTGTGCAGGTTGGCGACGTCGATGAGGAGCCGTACCCCCGTACGCTCCACCAGCTCCGCCAGGAACTGGCCCTCCGTCATCTCCTCGCCCGGCCAGGCGATCAGGGCCGCGATGTTCTCCAGGGCGAGCGGCACGGGC
The DNA window shown above is from Streptomyces vietnamensis and carries:
- a CDS encoding DUF692 domain-containing protein — protein: MTELGIGIGWRPEIAEAVEALPGVDWVEVVAENICADHLPDSLTRLRERGVTVVPHGVSLGLGGADRPDPARLAALGEKAVALGAPLVTEHIAFVRAGGPLTATPLLEAGHLLPVPRTRDALDVLCENVRIAQDALPVPLALENIAALIAWPGEEMTEGQFLAELVERTGVRLLIDVANLHTNHVNRGEDPARALSELPVEAIAYVHVAGGVERDGVWHDTHAHPVPKPVLDILADLASRVSPPGVLLERDDDFPPTEELARELAAISAVGVRAAGAELVGAAHQHGALPQVPAPRRAPLLIGAGARVSGGPMPGAAPVVEDPAPADGARQRLAVSQASLLSALVAGTPVPEGFDTRRIAVQSRALAAKRAGVVAKVAPELPEILGKGYRPAFLAYARSRPMTGGYRRDALDFVEHLLLAGRPEDPAARQRLTEWWQDRSGSRPPGRAARLVRAARHVLVRR
- a CDS encoding TIGR04222 domain-containing membrane protein; amino-acid sequence: MDFLIALVYLAGVVGIALVITRVVRTRGGTGGPVHDRYEVAFLNGGPARVVDTALAALQADGRLAIGGPGIVAVVRPTAHDPVERAVLQEHAAAPHGALHHLRLGVMRHPAVQEIGDALAARGLVVAPATRRTTARWCGALVLAAFALFPVSIVLTVIDLADSPEFRLPFVFKVAPMLFVAFITGIVCGSIAARQVTPAGRRALFEYGREHGHLADPGHLVAVHGLRALPDPVLREQLVAAARFYAPPRRNRRGRRPSPTHFSSSDPAVLGAATEWCATNSSCGGGGGSSSCSGGGSSCSSGSCSSGSCSSGSSCSSSSCGGSSSSCGSSSSCSSSSSSSSCSSSSS